One stretch of Bacteroidota bacterium DNA includes these proteins:
- the rfbC gene encoding dTDP-4-dehydrorhamnose 3,5-epimerase, producing MQISIESKHLNGLVVIKPEVFQDDRGFFLEAFRTDQCKELGIPEVFVQDNHSRSMKNVVRGLHFQWEPPMGKLMRVTFGSAFLVAVDIRTGSPTLGQWYGREVSAENKLQIYAPAGFARGFCVLSDFAEIQYKCTGIYSNKAESGILWNDPELGIEWPVKNPFLSGKDEKAQTLKQWLQRDESNNFKY from the coding sequence ATGCAAATAAGCATTGAGTCAAAACATTTAAATGGTCTTGTTGTTATAAAACCTGAAGTTTTTCAGGATGACAGGGGTTTTTTTTTGGAAGCATTTAGAACGGATCAATGTAAGGAGCTGGGGATTCCTGAGGTTTTTGTACAAGACAACCATTCGCGTTCAATGAAAAATGTGGTTCGAGGGTTACACTTTCAATGGGAACCGCCTATGGGAAAACTTATGCGAGTGACGTTTGGGAGTGCTTTCCTAGTTGCAGTTGATATCCGTACAGGGTCTCCGACACTTGGTCAATGGTATGGAAGGGAAGTATCTGCCGAAAACAAATTACAAATTTATGCTCCTGCTGGGTTTGCGCGGGGATTTTGTGTCCTTTCCGATTTTGCAGAAATCCAATATAAATGTACCGGCATATATAGTAATAAAGCTGAATCCGGAATTCTTTGGAATGACCCTGAACTCGGTATAGAATGGCCTGTAAAAAATCCATTTTTATCAGGAAAAGATGAAAAAGCGCAGACATTGAAACAATGGTTACAACGTGATGAATCAAATAATTTCAAATATTAA
- a CDS encoding glycosyltransferase family 2 protein translates to MNTSPLVSIIVLTLNEEKNIHRCLENVFNQETKYSFEVIVIDSASDDKTLEIAGKYPVRIHNIRRDAFHHGGTRNLGAELSQGDYLIYIAGDACPMSSNWLDLLVDPLLNDDRICAVYGKQFPKADCDPINTFRLSWNYQDKMIQKNTESLKTFGHRNYFFSTVNCSIRKISWKLIKFREDIPIFEDTAFAKELIDLGYTISYIPLAGVIHSHNLGVLDLFKRYRSMGFVQSKLNFIENLGKSFQSEGIHYLISGIKYLLHQHNVYWIGVFVLQTFMGYLGLNYGRYLSKSGREL, encoded by the coding sequence ATGAATACCTCACCTCTTGTATCCATTATCGTACTGACGTTGAATGAAGAGAAAAATATTCATCGATGCCTTGAAAATGTATTCAATCAGGAAACGAAATACTCATTTGAAGTAATCGTCATAGATTCTGCGTCCGACGACAAAACATTGGAGATTGCTGGAAAATATCCCGTTCGAATCCATAACATTCGCAGAGATGCGTTTCATCATGGCGGCACGAGAAATTTAGGTGCAGAACTTTCACAAGGTGATTATCTGATCTATATAGCAGGTGATGCATGCCCAATGAGTTCAAATTGGTTGGATTTATTGGTTGATCCGCTGTTAAATGATGATCGTATATGTGCTGTTTATGGCAAACAATTTCCAAAAGCAGATTGTGATCCTATCAATACTTTCAGATTGTCGTGGAACTATCAGGATAAAATGATTCAAAAAAATACCGAATCGTTGAAGACATTCGGACATCGAAATTATTTCTTTTCAACGGTCAACTGTTCAATTAGAAAGATATCATGGAAATTGATTAAATTTAGAGAGGATATACCGATATTTGAGGATACTGCATTTGCAAAAGAGTTGATTGATTTGGGGTACACGATATCCTATATTCCGCTTGCTGGTGTGATACACTCTCATAATTTAGGCGTTCTTGACCTCTTCAAACGATATAGATCAATGGGATTTGTGCAATCAAAGCTGAATTTTATTGAAAATCTCGGGAAAAGTTTCCAAAGTGAAGGAATTCACTATCTGATAAGCGGGATTAAATATTTATTGCATCAACATAATGTATATTGGATAGGGGTGTTTGTGCTCCAAACATTTATGGGATATCTGGGCTTGAACTATGGAAGATATCTTTCAAAATCCGGCAGGGAACTATAA
- a CDS encoding NAD(P)-dependent oxidoreductase translates to MKILVAGGAGYIGSLLVPKLLDRGYEVDVVDLLWFGNNLPMQVKVIQKDIFSLKEENVKGYEQIIFLAGLSNDPMAEFSPSMNFVFNASAPAYLAYIAKRAGVKRFIYAGSCSVYGYTVNELYNEESPAVSNYPYGISKLQGEQASLQMADENFSVICFRQGTVSGYSPRMRLDLIVNTMFKSALEKNEIYISNPSIWRPILSIEDAVNGYVRAIEASSSISGIFNIASGNFTVGEVADYVKTAVDKHFSKKISLNIKHIQDFRNYKVSIEKATNILSFKPKHDVESILENLIANYDAFKDFSNPNFYNIHVFKNIESSIKL, encoded by the coding sequence ATGAAAATATTGGTTGCCGGCGGAGCTGGGTATATTGGTTCACTTTTGGTCCCAAAACTGCTTGATAGGGGTTATGAAGTTGATGTTGTAGATCTATTATGGTTTGGCAACAATTTGCCAATGCAAGTTAAGGTGATACAGAAAGATATTTTCTCTTTAAAGGAAGAAAATGTCAAAGGATATGAACAGATAATATTTTTAGCCGGATTATCGAACGATCCAATGGCAGAATTTTCTCCAAGCATGAATTTTGTTTTTAATGCTTCAGCACCTGCATATCTGGCATACATAGCGAAACGTGCTGGAGTGAAAAGATTCATTTATGCCGGTTCGTGTTCGGTGTATGGTTATACCGTCAATGAACTGTACAATGAAGAATCTCCGGCGGTATCCAACTATCCATACGGCATTTCCAAACTTCAAGGTGAACAAGCATCATTGCAAATGGCGGATGAGAATTTTTCGGTGATCTGTTTTCGTCAAGGTACGGTAAGCGGATATAGTCCCCGAATGAGGTTAGATTTGATCGTGAATACGATGTTTAAATCTGCGTTGGAAAAAAATGAAATATACATCAGTAATCCTTCCATTTGGAGACCTATACTGAGTATTGAAGACGCTGTTAATGGTTATGTAAGAGCAATCGAAGCTAGTTCTTCCATATCAGGTATTTTCAATATTGCTTCGGGAAACTTTACTGTGGGAGAGGTTGCTGATTATGTGAAAACAGCTGTCGATAAGCATTTCAGTAAAAAAATTTCACTCAATATTAAACATATTCAAGATTTCAGAAACTATAAGGTAAGCATCGAAAAAGCAACAAATATTCTCAGCTTCAAGCCAAAACATGACGTTGAATCCATTCTTGAAAACTTGATTGCAAACTATGATGCGTTCAAGGATTTTTCAAACCCAAACTTCTATAATATTCACGTTTTTAAAAATATTGAATCATCTATAAAATTATAA
- a CDS encoding DegT/DnrJ/EryC1/StrS family aminotransferase: protein MIPFLDLKKINHRHKNEILKEIEKVIDSGWYILGESVKTFEASFAAYCGVKYCIGVANGLDALILILRAYKEMGILSEGDEVIVPANTYIATILAITENRLFPVLVEPDIKTFNIDPSRIEEAISSKTKAILPVHLYGQISDMNGINGIAAKYNLKVVEDSAQSHGAVYHGKKSGNLGDASGFSFYPGKNLGALGDAGAITTNDSKLYETILALRNYGSHKKYYNLYKGINSRLDEMQAAILNAKLKYLDDENNKRKEIAKKYLKGILNPKLVLPAVTDADRHVWHLFVVRTKNRIGFQEFLLNEGIQTVIHYPLAPHKQQAYKEYNELRFPTTEEIHKTVISLPIDISMSQEDVAKVINSCNNFNS from the coding sequence ATGATACCATTCTTAGATCTTAAAAAGATAAATCACCGACATAAAAATGAAATCCTGAAGGAAATTGAAAAAGTCATTGACTCAGGATGGTATATTCTTGGAGAATCTGTCAAAACGTTTGAAGCCAGTTTTGCAGCATATTGCGGTGTGAAATATTGTATCGGTGTTGCAAACGGTCTTGATGCCTTGATTCTCATCCTCCGTGCATATAAAGAGATGGGGATTTTGAGTGAGGGTGATGAAGTCATCGTCCCTGCTAATACGTATATCGCAACGATATTGGCAATTACTGAAAACAGGTTATTCCCGGTATTGGTTGAACCGGACATAAAAACATTTAATATTGACCCCTCAAGAATCGAAGAGGCGATATCGTCAAAAACCAAAGCTATCCTCCCCGTTCATTTATACGGACAAATCTCTGATATGAACGGTATTAACGGCATCGCAGCAAAATACAATTTAAAAGTTGTTGAAGATTCTGCGCAATCCCACGGTGCAGTTTATCATGGGAAAAAATCTGGAAATCTTGGCGATGCATCGGGATTTAGTTTTTACCCGGGAAAGAATCTTGGTGCGTTGGGAGATGCGGGTGCAATTACAACAAATGATAGCAAACTGTATGAAACAATTTTGGCACTAAGAAATTATGGGTCCCATAAAAAATACTATAACCTTTATAAAGGCATCAATAGCAGATTAGATGAAATGCAGGCGGCTATTCTTAATGCAAAACTAAAGTACCTGGATGATGAAAATAATAAGAGAAAAGAGATTGCAAAGAAATACTTGAAAGGAATTCTCAATCCAAAGTTAGTACTGCCGGCTGTGACGGATGCTGACAGACATGTATGGCATCTCTTCGTTGTGAGGACGAAAAACCGTATCGGCTTCCAGGAGTTTTTATTGAACGAAGGGATTCAAACAGTGATCCATTATCCGCTGGCTCCTCATAAGCAACAAGCTTACAAGGAATATAATGAATTACGATTTCCCACTACCGAGGAAATTCATAAAACGGTAATTAGCTTACCAATAGATATTTCTATGTCTCAGGAAGATGTCGCAAAGGTTATTAATTCATGTAATAATTTTAATTCATAA
- a CDS encoding glycosyltransferase, producing the protein MQPTVSINLCCYNSEKYLRETIDSVIKQTCKDWELVIINDGSKDSTEAIVHDYIQRGHPIRYIYQENHGLGYSRNKALEHSSGEFIAFLDHDDLWVPEKLAKQVSVMRNNQDVDFVYSNYYKLTTYTGKRLALGFKDKQPEGMIFFKFLYSYQVGLSSVMISRRSLNSLDSLFDERFQHIEEFDVFMRVLYKHKASYIDEPLSVWRIHKNMGTMRSPERGPKEIQFLLEKFNHMDPLFAKKYPKDVEYIEVQLIKYSVAKYDILNGRSLAARSSIAPHKWYSIRLFLAYLSSFFPQVLIKMMNESILFMKRIH; encoded by the coding sequence ATGCAGCCGACAGTCAGCATAAATTTATGTTGTTACAATTCCGAAAAGTACCTTCGTGAGACAATCGACAGTGTTATTAAGCAGACATGCAAGGATTGGGAACTAGTCATCATCAACGATGGTTCAAAAGATTCTACCGAAGCCATTGTTCATGACTATATTCAACGGGGTCATCCAATTCGCTACATCTATCAGGAGAATCACGGATTGGGATATTCCAGGAATAAGGCGCTGGAGCACTCATCGGGTGAGTTCATTGCTTTTTTAGATCATGACGACCTCTGGGTCCCCGAAAAACTTGCAAAACAGGTTAGCGTCATGAGAAATAATCAGGATGTGGATTTTGTGTATTCTAACTACTATAAATTGACAACATATACAGGAAAGCGTTTAGCCCTTGGATTTAAAGATAAACAGCCAGAAGGAATGATTTTTTTTAAATTCCTGTATAGTTATCAAGTAGGCCTTTCTTCGGTCATGATATCGCGGAGATCGTTAAATTCACTCGATTCGTTGTTTGATGAGCGGTTCCAACATATCGAAGAATTCGACGTTTTTATGAGGGTTCTTTATAAACACAAGGCTTCCTATATTGATGAACCATTGTCTGTGTGGCGAATCCACAAAAACATGGGAACAATGAGATCTCCAGAACGAGGTCCTAAAGAGATCCAATTTTTACTTGAAAAATTCAACCATATGGATCCGCTATTTGCAAAAAAATATCCTAAGGATGTCGAATATATTGAAGTTCAATTAATCAAGTACAGTGTCGCCAAATACGATATCCTTAACGGCAGAAGTTTAGCAGCGAGATCAAGTATTGCTCCACATAAATGGTACAGTATCAGACTGTTCTTGGCCTACCTCTCATCATTTTTTCCTCAAGTATTAATCAAAATGATGAATGAATCTATTCTTTTTATGAAAAGGATTCATTAA
- a CDS encoding sulfotransferase has protein sequence MYNYVDVSGYGHSGKSVMIDLLKEIDGFQVPDYFFEFDLLRIPGGLVDLRHNVHDNWSPIRSDAAIKRFRNVAYRMGVESLFSDPKSKLAVYGTQYEKYFRKIFFEETNKYIDSLIQSKSIKHDWPYLRIDESYWVLFFFKTLRKLSLERYFNFKYLTEYLFVDSDGFIEKSQHYLDSLFSVTVSNEKIHTIVLNNTFEPYNPRFSMELFPNSKSIVIRRDPRDIFASTFMPNKGFVPEFLKSPDHWKMKQGFLMVDKLDSFIKNQFLINKSIKIDDNKKILRLRYEDIVLKYDKTLKEILNFLEVDKSKHTLKKKHFDPEKSKLNVGLWKQLSDQNSIRLIEETLSEFCYEI, from the coding sequence ATGTACAATTATGTTGATGTTTCTGGATACGGACACTCTGGTAAATCGGTGATGATTGATCTTCTCAAAGAAATAGATGGATTCCAAGTGCCGGACTATTTTTTTGAATTTGATCTCTTAAGAATACCCGGTGGATTGGTTGACCTTAGGCACAATGTTCATGATAACTGGTCCCCTATACGGTCAGATGCAGCTATCAAACGATTTCGTAATGTCGCCTATAGGATGGGGGTTGAATCTTTATTTTCAGATCCAAAAAGCAAATTGGCGGTTTATGGAACACAATATGAAAAATATTTTCGGAAAATATTTTTTGAAGAAACAAATAAATATATAGACTCATTGATTCAGTCAAAAAGTATAAAACATGATTGGCCCTATTTGCGTATCGATGAATCATATTGGGTGCTATTTTTCTTTAAGACACTTCGAAAATTGTCTTTAGAGAGATATTTTAATTTTAAATATTTAACAGAATATCTTTTTGTTGATTCAGACGGATTCATTGAAAAGAGTCAACATTACCTCGACAGTCTCTTTTCAGTTACTGTAAGTAACGAAAAAATTCACACTATCGTCCTTAACAATACTTTTGAACCGTATAATCCGCGGTTTAGCATGGAATTATTCCCGAATTCCAAAAGTATCGTCATTCGAAGAGATCCGAGAGATATTTTTGCATCAACATTTATGCCTAATAAAGGGTTTGTACCAGAATTTTTAAAATCACCAGATCATTGGAAAATGAAACAAGGATTTTTAATGGTCGATAAGCTTGACTCATTCATTAAAAATCAATTCTTGATTAATAAATCAATCAAGATCGACGATAATAAAAAAATATTACGATTACGATACGAAGATATTGTTTTAAAATATGATAAAACTTTAAAAGAAATTCTAAATTTTTTAGAAGTTGATAAGAGTAAGCATACGCTTAAGAAAAAACATTTTGATCCTGAAAAATCAAAATTAAATGTTGGGCTATGGAAGCAGTTAAGTGACCAAAACTCAATTCGACTTATTGAAGAGACGCTTTCAGAATTCTGTTATGAAATCTAG
- the rfbD gene encoding dTDP-4-dehydrorhamnose reductase → MKIAIIGGNGQLGSDIDAVFSSTHEVVSLNHSDIDIINVGQVKEILSAIKPDVVINTAAAHNVPNCEQDSAHAFLVNGIGTLNLATMSNVLNYALVHYSTDYVFDGIKKRPYFEDDATNPLNVYAITKRAGENFVLNYSKQGYIIRISGIYGKVPCRAKGGNFITTMLRLANEKPEVKVVGNEILTPTSTYDIAINTKLLIEERPSQGIYHMTNEGECSWYEFAKEIFSIMKINTPLFETTVNQESIPIKRPFYSVLENAALKKNNLNVMPHWKVSLKSFLTSNV, encoded by the coding sequence ATGAAAATTGCAATTATTGGCGGTAACGGTCAATTAGGCTCAGATATTGATGCTGTATTTTCATCCACACACGAGGTTGTAAGTTTGAATCATAGTGATATTGATATTATCAATGTAGGTCAAGTCAAAGAAATCTTATCCGCAATTAAACCTGATGTTGTGATCAATACTGCAGCTGCACATAATGTCCCAAATTGTGAACAAGATTCTGCGCACGCATTTCTTGTTAACGGAATTGGAACGTTGAATTTGGCAACAATGTCAAATGTATTGAATTATGCGCTTGTCCATTACAGCACCGATTATGTATTTGATGGAATAAAAAAACGACCGTATTTTGAGGATGACGCGACCAATCCGCTGAATGTCTATGCGATCACTAAACGTGCAGGCGAAAATTTTGTATTGAACTATTCTAAGCAAGGATATATCATTCGAATATCCGGTATTTATGGTAAGGTGCCATGTCGAGCAAAAGGAGGTAACTTTATAACAACGATGCTCCGTCTAGCAAATGAAAAGCCTGAAGTAAAAGTTGTTGGAAATGAAATTTTAACTCCAACGTCGACGTATGATATTGCGATAAATACAAAACTTCTCATTGAAGAACGTCCCAGCCAGGGGATTTACCACATGACAAATGAAGGTGAATGTTCATGGTATGAATTTGCCAAAGAGATATTTTCAATAATGAAAATAAATACTCCATTGTTCGAGACAACCGTCAATCAAGAATCCATACCAATAAAACGACCTTTTTATTCTGTATTGGAAAATGCCGCCTTGAAAAAAAATAATTTGAACGTTATGCCGCACTGGAAAGTGTCTTTGAAGTCATTTTTAACATCAAATGTTTAA
- a CDS encoding NAD-dependent epimerase/dehydratase family protein yields MKHVLVTGAAGFIASTLAKELQKMGYIVVTVDNLTTGFRSNIPEGVIFVEGNCQDEKIINSLANYNFEAIFHIAGQSSGEISFDNPIYDLESNASSTLLLLKLALKIGCKKVLYASTMSIYGYLGEHAVHEDEEKTPKSFYGVGKLASEHYLRLYAQYGIDSFAMRLFTVYGPGQNMDNLRQGMVSIFLAQAFTNGDIQIKGDLNRYRDFIYIDDVVSAFISAFKSNLTGYNYFNVSTGQKTTVGELISLMVSFFPNKITQKIEGKTEGDILGIHGDNNKIKKHLNWEPKYTLSVGLKKMYDWLVSR; encoded by the coding sequence ATGAAACATGTCTTAGTAACAGGAGCAGCAGGATTCATCGCATCTACTCTCGCAAAAGAACTTCAAAAGATGGGTTATATTGTGGTTACTGTCGACAATCTTACAACAGGATTTCGTTCTAACATTCCTGAAGGAGTAATATTTGTTGAGGGTAATTGCCAAGACGAAAAAATTATCAATAGTTTAGCAAATTACAATTTTGAAGCAATATTTCACATTGCGGGACAAAGTTCAGGAGAAATTAGTTTTGATAACCCAATATATGATCTTGAGTCAAACGCCTCTTCGACATTGTTATTACTAAAACTTGCTTTAAAAATTGGATGTAAAAAAGTTCTATATGCCTCCACAATGAGCATCTATGGATATTTAGGAGAACATGCAGTTCATGAAGATGAAGAAAAAACACCAAAATCTTTTTATGGAGTAGGTAAATTAGCCAGTGAGCACTATCTAAGATTATATGCACAATATGGGATTGACTCATTTGCGATGAGACTTTTTACTGTTTATGGTCCTGGCCAAAACATGGATAATCTACGTCAAGGCATGGTTAGTATTTTCTTAGCACAAGCATTTACCAATGGAGATATTCAAATTAAAGGAGATCTAAACCGATATAGGGATTTTATTTATATTGATGATGTTGTATCTGCATTTATTTCTGCATTTAAATCAAATCTTACAGGCTACAACTATTTTAATGTAAGTACAGGGCAAAAGACTACTGTTGGAGAACTCATTTCATTAATGGTGAGTTTTTTCCCGAACAAAATCACTCAAAAAATTGAAGGCAAAACCGAAGGAGATATTCTTGGCATCCATGGAGATAATAACAAAATTAAAAAGCATTTAAACTGGGAGCCTAAATATACTCTGTCTGTAGGGTTAAAAAAAATGTACGACTGGTTAGTAAGCAGATAA
- the lhgO gene encoding L-2-hydroxyglutarate oxidase produces the protein MHSSDIIIIGGGIVGLATAVQLRKHHPNLSIIIIEKEASVAIHQTGHNSGVLHSGIYYKSGSRKAKNCIDGYNQMVQFCSQHNIPYEICGKVIVATDESELPGLQTLFDRGIANRLKGLRKLEQRELKEIEPHVNGIRGIFVPQTGIVDYTAVAKTMKHILQQSGVAMHFNEQVVSIKSTDSKNIIETSNSVYESKVVISCAGLHSDRIARLTQPDLEVRIIPFRGEYYSIRKEKQYLVNNLIYPVPDPSFPFLGVHFTRMIHGGIEAGPNAVFAFKREGYSRTSFDLKDFWEAVSWPGFRTMARKYWKTGAGEFYRSLSKLAFTTALQKLIPEIQQDDLIEGGSGVRAQACSITGNLLDDFHILEEGTIIHVCNAPSPAATSSLSIGDYISNQASKFF, from the coding sequence ATGCATTCCTCAGATATCATTATCATAGGGGGAGGAATTGTCGGATTAGCGACTGCCGTTCAGCTAAGGAAGCATCATCCAAATCTCTCGATTATCATTATTGAAAAAGAAGCGTCCGTTGCGATACATCAGACAGGACACAACAGTGGGGTACTCCATTCAGGTATCTATTATAAATCCGGGAGCCGCAAGGCAAAGAATTGTATTGATGGATACAATCAGATGGTGCAGTTTTGTTCACAGCATAATATTCCATATGAGATTTGCGGTAAGGTGATCGTGGCAACGGATGAAAGCGAATTGCCGGGTTTGCAGACCTTGTTTGACCGCGGTATTGCAAATAGATTGAAGGGATTGCGAAAATTAGAACAACGGGAATTGAAGGAAATCGAACCGCACGTTAACGGAATACGGGGAATATTTGTTCCGCAGACCGGCATCGTTGATTATACTGCCGTTGCGAAAACAATGAAACACATCCTTCAACAGAGCGGCGTAGCAATGCACTTTAATGAGCAAGTCGTTTCAATAAAGAGTACAGATTCCAAGAATATCATTGAAACGAGCAATTCAGTCTATGAATCCAAAGTTGTTATAAGTTGTGCCGGTTTGCATTCGGACAGAATTGCAAGGCTCACTCAGCCGGACTTGGAGGTGAGAATTATCCCGTTTCGCGGCGAATATTATTCGATCCGGAAAGAGAAGCAATACCTGGTGAATAATCTCATTTACCCGGTTCCGGATCCCTCATTTCCTTTTTTAGGGGTTCATTTTACTCGAATGATCCATGGCGGTATAGAAGCCGGACCGAATGCTGTATTTGCTTTCAAGCGGGAGGGTTATTCACGGACAAGTTTTGATTTAAAAGATTTTTGGGAGGCCGTTTCGTGGCCCGGATTTCGAACGATGGCCAGAAAATATTGGAAGACAGGTGCAGGAGAATTCTATCGTTCACTCAGTAAATTGGCATTTACGACAGCATTGCAAAAATTGATTCCAGAGATCCAGCAGGATGACTTGATTGAGGGTGGGTCAGGAGTTCGCGCCCAGGCCTGCAGTATTACAGGCAATTTATTGGACGATTTCCATATTCTTGAAGAAGGGACGATCATTCACGTGTGTAATGCGCCATCCCCTGCAGCAACTTCATCACTTTCGATCGGTGACTACATATCAAATCAAGCATCGAAGTTTTTTTAA
- a CDS encoding glycosyltransferase family 2 protein produces MKADRDTAQSRIGMSNFFMNTRELNYHIVIVTHNSQDSITLCLESILSQTVSDYMITIVDSGSREREYLQKIHGDKVRILYESNIGFSRANNLAAKDFIDTIPYTIFVNPDVVLPGEFLSDIGDYLKINKEIGILGPKLLRYDLEKNRESDIIDSTGIFQKWYGRWYDRGQGEIDHQQYDDNYLMPEAICGALMVCSSDAIKRVQISQNEFFRNNFFMYKEDIELSIRTKAGGYPIHYNPKIIAFHCRGWKTRNEMSYLSKHFSAKNELFINRKRGPVKFLFSLCKLIFVELQSVMGRK; encoded by the coding sequence ATGAAGGCAGATCGTGATACCGCTCAGTCTCGGATTGGAATGTCTAATTTTTTTATGAATACTCGTGAATTGAATTACCATATTGTCATCGTCACTCATAACAGTCAGGATTCCATTACGCTTTGCTTGGAGTCCATTCTTTCGCAAACTGTTTCTGATTACATGATTACAATCGTTGACTCCGGATCACGAGAGCGGGAATACCTTCAAAAGATTCATGGCGACAAAGTGAGGATATTATATGAATCAAATATCGGATTCAGCAGAGCAAATAATCTTGCAGCAAAAGACTTTATTGATACAATACCCTATACAATATTTGTCAATCCGGATGTCGTCTTACCTGGAGAATTTTTATCAGACATCGGCGATTATTTAAAAATAAACAAAGAAATTGGTATATTAGGTCCTAAACTATTACGGTATGACCTGGAAAAGAACAGGGAATCTGATATTATAGACTCTACCGGGATTTTCCAAAAATGGTATGGTCGGTGGTATGATAGAGGGCAGGGAGAGATCGATCATCAACAGTATGACGATAACTATTTAATGCCGGAAGCAATTTGCGGTGCATTAATGGTGTGCAGTTCTGATGCGATAAAACGTGTTCAGATCTCCCAAAACGAGTTTTTTCGAAACAATTTTTTCATGTATAAAGAGGATATCGAATTGAGCATCAGGACCAAGGCGGGTGGGTATCCGATACATTATAATCCAAAGATCATAGCCTTTCATTGTCGCGGATGGAAAACCCGCAATGAGATGTCATATTTGTCCAAACATTTTTCTGCCAAAAATGAATTATTTATCAATCGAAAACGGGGACCGGTGAAGTTTCTTTTTAGTCTTTGCAAACTGATTTTTGTGGAATTGCAGTCAGTTATGGGTCGAAAATAA
- a CDS encoding DegT/DnrJ/EryC1/StrS family aminotransferase, which yields MLPVSRPSIGNEELEEVKKVFDTGWLGLGSTVFEFENKIKEYIGAKNVIAVNTGTTAIHLALDAFGIKEGDEVIVPSLTFCATIQAITALKAVPVFCEVYESDLNIDINDVKRKITKKTKAIICVHYYGNACDMDGLFQIAKPHGILIIEDAAHAFGSSYKGKKIGSFGDATCFSFDPIKNLTTGEGGAITLANDEIAEEIRRKRILGIDKDTWHRYRNERSWFYEITTQGYRYHMSNINAAIGLAQMKKFEGFVTRKKEIVRKYNQAFTSVKGLKTLAINMEETAPFTYIIRVLDGKRDEAMEFLKTKGVGTGVHYIANHIQPFFLKYSTPLPTTDILWKEILTLPLYNDMKDEDVDLVILSVKEFCSK from the coding sequence ATGCTACCAGTATCAAGACCATCGATTGGAAACGAAGAACTCGAAGAAGTAAAGAAAGTGTTCGACACAGGCTGGCTCGGTTTAGGTTCAACAGTATTTGAGTTTGAAAACAAGATCAAGGAATACATCGGCGCAAAGAACGTCATTGCTGTAAACACTGGAACAACGGCCATCCATCTTGCCCTTGATGCGTTCGGGATAAAAGAAGGGGACGAAGTCATTGTTCCATCGCTGACATTCTGTGCCACCATTCAGGCGATCACCGCATTGAAGGCTGTGCCGGTGTTCTGCGAAGTGTATGAATCCGACCTCAATATCGATATCAACGATGTGAAGAGGAAGATCACAAAGAAAACGAAGGCGATCATCTGCGTCCACTACTACGGCAATGCCTGTGATATGGATGGTTTGTTCCAGATTGCCAAACCCCACGGGATCTTGATCATCGAGGATGCGGCGCATGCTTTTGGATCCTCTTATAAAGGGAAAAAGATCGGCAGCTTCGGTGATGCAACATGTTTTAGTTTTGACCCGATAAAGAATCTCACGACCGGTGAAGGAGGGGCTATCACGCTTGCAAATGACGAGATCGCGGAAGAGATCAGGCGGAAAAGGATCCTCGGTATTGACAAGGACACATGGCACAGGTACAGAAATGAACGAAGCTGGTTCTATGAGATTACGACACAAGGCTATCGTTACCATATGAGCAACATCAATGCAGCCATTGGACTTGCACAAATGAAGAAGTTCGAAGGATTCGTCACAAGGAAGAAGGAGATCGTCCGGAAATATAACCAGGCATTTACCTCAGTGAAGGGATTGAAGACCCTAGCGATCAATATGGAAGAGACAGCGCCGTTCACGTACATCATACGGGTTTTGGACGGTAAACGGGATGAAGCAATGGAATTCCTCAAAACGAAAGGGGTAGGAACTGGTGTTCACTACATCGCGAACCACATACAACCGTTCTTCTTGAAATACTCGACACCGTTGCCTACCACGGATATTCTATGGAAGGAAATTCTTACGCTGCCGTTGTACAACGACATGAAGGACGAAGACGTAGATTTGGTGATACTGTCTGTGAAAGAATTTTGCAGCAAATAG